The Rhopalosiphum maidis isolate BTI-1 chromosome 1, ASM367621v3, whole genome shotgun sequence genome has a segment encoding these proteins:
- the LOC113560534 gene encoding uncharacterized protein LOC113560534 isoform X2: MEVIPLIRSSATGSEASKGDNGIKRHVQEWSRLDRLTGILEHARVEADQWTNHTANTKHKYGKVVDRRARNLADGSKEETQQTKQLEVFQAHTAGCSVQVIRSQTSTTSSWHNSSAGSNAFQWPSSIFDKKDNQFDQLRLEHSPLDVSSQKSKATVGRSGSISTRRPPTRRPQAVTSQLPKIESIDSTDTMETSSSLNENVEESVSTNLNRLKSCSNDEIRSDINESDEPLDRSSRFRRSLQFAQSKNIESNHKVAGELENVLKKVLGKKLQVVDRDIEDEYSLIKPASPLKKPTFITVESLKKTKNNLRHLNEDKDKDDDGIETDVKPTGDSRSLDYRGSALTRTEEWYNRRKSYGFEKVTTSDHSGKYATDPSAMDSSTDSGICRSTENGLSNSSRQSSVDRESIADLVKKYSNKEINNNTQVHAYNTTVVAKGKILEAINSLRSKSSAYFDVVKPSDTISESTENDESEKEQVYMRRLSVGMDMAMDKNVNRDEVPKRHSIAVVSEVADREPGVDKKNGNKKVEFCRTEVHFDATPGKINIVDMEDKPAPAQLYRPKKRYNRPPEKSSHGLPEYRFGDDVHNDVILQINGTGNQNGGNSGNECPTTEDETTDTSNSMPKGILKRQQLQQQQQPQHQQQSQHQQQQQNIADNSGGVASDNGIEVRISSTESTPVDCRRASWSVADRVKQVEAVGFSTRVNFTEGETTAVGFDPANPRKQRYSYNGSASPVWYQNNGNNPSATADTSAKCHEKLLVRIGGGACNATVKPNAQAAADLCAFSRCFSDQTTGNHLPLSSASLVMNTKFRTTTEQPSTYLEEMNTKVLGRFQKAVSTSWPRYGHKTYPTPATRKHNVLKSCADIKRDRAANGMPDVIGALDDLSKSIDAQIVDRSADRHHVTLIKVRQPCDEIHGRLEYAKDLMSTDETSEESLKADEEVRSYMAADCVNEDDRLPECKNLKKLISTVKKNITQSQCSQDNRLKKTDVKTYESTLVVPNVTSVLLNHEKQLEPERSQFQPVSVNTPQVSHVVKHQFEDSLQKQPSKRVPVKIVQDNRKCKPKTDAPITKMCATVSLKQVPMTVQPKPVQCNENKKKPTEKKESIYGNIGYRANSLRVKDKPASNKQAQDLFNTGRDSWLNMPKDLGPKLNKSKATTYKCRVSRKETVDSEVSVLEELNRAADEILKAVNGYTDDESQILNDAGDNKPKTNFDHSEAKLKNKKKAARLLQRANSREALLHLDEVSSSDEDAADEVQRVKPKMQRKTKAQTQTTANSVATKTTASFTKKIQSRSQNVTKTNVQHKVHPTYYGNVSSCTQTPMKFRNKPSESLAKQIVVDQKDTKGRYQCKITARTFNSK, from the exons ATGGAGGTTATTCCTCTGATAAGGAGTTCAGCCACCGGTTCGGAGGCGTCCAAAGGTGATAACGGCATTAAAAGACATGTACAAGAATGGTCGAGACTCGACAGATTGACCGGAATCTTGGAGCACGCCAGAGTCGAAGCGGACCAATGGACCAATCACACTGCCAACACTAAACACAAATATGGaaag GTGGTAGACAGACGCGCCAGGAATCTCGCCGACGGCAGTAAAGAAGAGACGCAACAGACCAAACAGCTGGAAGTGTTTCAAGCTCACACTGCCGGATGCTCGGTACAAGTAATCAGATCTCAAACAAGTACCACCAGTTCGTGGCACAATTCTAGT GCTGGTTCGAATGCATTCCAATGGCCGTCTTCGATATTCGACAAAAAAGACAATCAGTTTGATCAATTACGT tTGGAACACAGTCCTTTAGATGTGAGTTCACAAAAAAGTAAAGCAACCGTAGGTCGTAGTGGATCAATTAGCACTAGACGACCACCTACTCGTAGACCACAAGCTGTTACATCGCAATTACCGAAAATAGAGAGTATTGACTCCACAGACACAATGGAAACGTCAAGTAGCCTAAATGAAAATGTCGAAGAATCGGTTTCAACAAATCTAAACCGGCTAAAAAGTTGTTCTAACGATGAAATACGTAGTGACATCAATGAATCGGATGAACCGCTGGACCGATCTTCCAGATTTCGAAGATCGTTACAGTTTGCACAGTCTAAAAACATAGAATCCAATCACAAAGTTGCCGGAgaattagaaaatgtattaaaaaaggtTCTAGGTAAAAAATTGCAGGTGGTAGACAGGGATATCGAGGACGAGTATTCATTGATAAAACCTGCATCTCCGTTGAAAAAACCTACTTTCATAACGGTAGAGAGCcttaagaaaacaaaaaacaacttACGACACTTGAACGAGGACAAGGATAAGGACGACGACGGAATAGAGACGGACGTGAAACCCACGGGAGATTCGAGGAGCTTAGACTATAGGGGTTCAGCACTAACTCGCACTGAAGAGTGGTATAACAGACGAAAATCATATGGATTCGAGAAGGTGACTACGTCGGACCACAGCGGTAAGTACGCCACAGATCCATCGGCAATGGATTCGTCGACAGACAGTGGTATTTGCCGCTCAACCGAAAACGGACTATCAAACTCAAGCAGACAGTCGTCAGTCGATCGCGAATCTATTGCCGATCTCGTCAAGAAGTATTCAAACAAAGAGATCAACAACAATACTCAGGTGCATGCCTACAACACGACTGTAGTCGCCAAAGGAAAGATCCTTGAAGCTATTAATAGCTTAAGGTCCAAATCGAGTGCTTATTTCGATGTCGTCAAACCTAGCGATACCATTTCGGAATCCACGGAAAACGACGAAAGCGAAAAAGAACag GTGTACATGAGACGACTGTCGGTTGGTATGGATATGGCGATggataaaaatgtcaatagaGACGAAGTACCAAAACGTCATTCAATAGCAGTAGTAAGCGAAGTGGCAGACAGAGAACCCGGCGTCGACAAGAAGAACGGCAACAAGAAAGTAGAATTCTGCAGAACCGAGGTACACTTCGATGCGACTCCGGGAAAGATAAACATCGTCGACATGGAAGACAAACCCGCCCCAGCTCAACTATATCGACCTAAAAAGAG ATATAACCGTCCGCCCGAGAAGAGTAGCCACGGGCTTCCTGAATACCGTTTCGGAGATGACGTGCACAACGACGTTATCTTACAGATCAACGGAACCGGAAACCAAAACGGAGGAAACAGTGGTAACGAGTGTCCAACAACGGAAGACGAAACCACAGACACCAGCAATAGTATGCCAAAAGGCATATTGAAGCGGCAACAGCtgcagcaacagcaacagccGCAGCATCAGCAACAGTCACAGCACCAACAGCAACAACAGAACATAGCCGATAATTCCGGTGGGGTGGCGTCCGACAACGGCATCGAAGTGAGGATCTCCTCGACGGAATCTACGCCCGTAGACTGTAGACGAGCGTCCTGGTCTGTGGCCGACAGGGTGAAACAGGTAGAAGCTGTAGGATTCTCGACCCGAGTGAACTTCACCGAGGGCGAAACAACGGCTGTGGGCTTCGACCCGGCCAATCCTAGGAAACAGCGATACTCGTACAACGGATCGGCTTCGCCGGTTTGGTACCAGAACAATGGCAACAATCCGTCGGCTACCGCAG ATACTTCGGCGAAGTGCCACGAGAAACTGTTGGTGCGAATCGGCGGCGGTGCGTGCAACGCAACAGTCAAACCGAACGCACAGGCCGCCGCCGACCTGTGCGCGTTCTCCCGGTGCTTCAGCGACCAGACGACGGGCAATCACCTACCGCTCTCGTCCGCGTCGCTGGTGATGAACACCAAGTTCCGGACGACCACCGAACAGCCCAGCACGTACCTGGAAGAGATGAACACCAAGGTGCTTGGCCGGTTCCAGAAAGCCGTCAGCACGTCGTGGCCGCGGTATGGCCACAAGACCTACCCGACGCCGGCCACTAGAAAGCACAACGTGCTGAAGAGCTGCGCGGACATCAAGCGCGACAGGGCCGCAAACGGCATGCCCGACGTGATCGGCGCTTTGGACGACCTGAGCAAGAGCATCGACGCGCAGATCGTGGACCGCTCCGCCGACCGGCATCACGTGACGCTGATCAAGGTGCGACAGCCGTGCGATGAAATCCACGGCCGGCTGGAATACGCCAAAGATCTCATGAGCACAGACGAGACTAGCGAGGAGAGTTTAAAGGCTGACGAGGAAGTGAGGTCATACATGGCCGCCGACTGCGTAAATGAAGACGACCGTCTACCAGAATgcaaaaatctcaaaaaactCATAtctactgtaaaaaaaaatatcacacaaTCACAATGTTCTCAAG ATAATCGTCTAAAAAAAACGGACGTAAAAACGTACGAGTCGACATTGGTGGTGCCAAACGTCACTTCGGTGTTGTTGAATCACGAGAAACAGTTGGAACCCGAACGTTCTCAGTTCCAACCCGTGAGTGTGAATACCCCACAAGTGTCACACGTAGTGAAACACCAGTTTGAAGATTCGCTCCAAAAACAGCCCAGCAAACGAGTGCCGGTAAAAATCGTACAAGACAATCGCAAGTGCAAGCCAAAAACGGATGCGCCCATTACCAAAATGTGTGCAACCGTGTCTTTGAAACAG GTTCCTATGACAGTGCAGCCCAAACCAGTGCAGTGTAacgagaataaaaaaaaacccaccGAAAAGAAGGAGTCGATATACGGCAATATCGGGTACCGTGCCAACAGTCTCAGAGTCAAAGACAAACCGGCCTCGAACAAACAGGCACAAGACTTGTTCAACACGGGCAGAGACAGCTGGCTTAATATGCCCAAAGACTTGGGTCCCAAACTCAACAAGTCTAAGGCGACCACTTACAAATGTCGCGTCAGTCGGAAGGAGACGGTGGACTCGGAGGTTTCGGTATTGGAAGAACTGAACCGGGCCGCCGATGAAATACTGAAAGCCGTCAACGGGTATACGGACGACGAGTCACAAATACTGAACGATGCCGGTGATAACAAGCCGAAAACGAATTTCGACCACTCGGAGGCGaaactcaaaaacaaaaagaaaGCGGCTCGACTTTTGCAGCGAGCAAACAGCAGAGAAGCGCTGTTGCACCTGGACGAGGTCAGTTCGTCGGACGAGGACGCTGCAGATGAAGTTCAAAGGGTAAAACCAAAAATGCAAAGGAAAACTAAGGCCCAGACACAGACCACCGCCAACAGTGTCGCCACTAAAACCACAGCaagttttacaaaaaa aattcaAAGTCGTTCACAAAACGTAACGAAAACTAATGTACAGCACAAAGTCCATCCGACGTATTACGGAAACGTGTCGAGTTGTACGCAGACGCCGATGAAATTCCGCAACAAGCCTTCAGAATCTTTGGCGAAAC AAATCGTCGTCGATCAAAAGGACACTAAAGGAAGGTATCAATGCAAGATAACGGCAAGAACTTTTAATTCTAAGTAG